Genomic segment of Prochlorococcus marinus CUG1433:
AAGTGAAATCAATTAAACCAAAAAAAAGAGCAGCTAAAGATGAAATATTAGACGTAGAAGTTAATTCTGATAATAAATGAGATTTAAATTAAAGAATACCAAACGGAGTTGAAATCTAAAAGTTAGTTATTAGGAACAAAATATCATTACTTTAATTCAATTTAAAACGTCTTTATTTAATAATCTTGTGAAAGTTATAAAAAATATTTTATGAATCTAATGCTACTTCAATAGCTGCTATCAAGTTTTCGTCAAATGGTTTAACACCTGGTTTAAATCTTGCAATTACTTTACTATCTTTTCCTATTAGAAATTTCTCAAAATTCCATTCAACGTCTCCTTCAGGTTCAACTTTGTTAAGAGTTGTGTAAGGCTCTGTTGTATTACCTTTAGCGTGAACTTTTTCATAAATTTCAAACTTAACTCCATATTTTGTGGAACAAAATTCTTTTATTTCTGAAAGAGAGTCTGGTTCTTGTTTTCCAAAATCATTACATGGAAATGCAAGTATTCTTAGGCCTTTTCTTGAATATAAATCATGTAGCTTTTGAAGATCCTCATACTGAGCAGTATTCCCGCAATAACTAGCTACGTTAACCACTAAAATTACTTCCCCTGAGTATTCACCAAGTTTTATAGATGACCCATCTGCTGAAAGAACGGTAGTATTTTGAACGTCTACTTGCATGTCTTAAAAAAATCACCCCTTGAAGATAACATTGTATAGCATTTTTTGTGTCTAAATTATTCAATCGTTTTTAAGCCATTTCTTTTGTAAATTTTAATTTTTCATTTTTTTAACACTTTATAATTAATAATATTAGTTAATTTAAATTTGGACCCTTTAGACCCACTCACTGAAATTATTTATTCCGGTCAAGGTTTTTCACCTGCAATTGCTTTAGAAAGAATTGTTTGGGCAATGATTGGAGTCTTTTTTTTAGGAGCAATTTCAAGATCAATTACTAATAGTATGCGAAGACAAAATTGGATTGGTGAAAAATCTTTATTCAGTTATTCTAAAGATAAGAAAATTAAAGATGATTCATCTAAGCAACTTTCTGGTGATGATGACTAATTTTTAGAATTATGACAGATTCAATATTTTCTAAAAAAAGAATTTTATTACTAGGTAGTGGCGAGCTTGGAAAAGAATTAGTAATAGAGG
This window contains:
- a CDS encoding glutathione peroxidase — its product is MQVDVQNTTVLSADGSSIKLGEYSGEVILVVNVASYCGNTAQYEDLQKLHDLYSRKGLRILAFPCNDFGKQEPDSLSEIKEFCSTKYGVKFEIYEKVHAKGNTTEPYTTLNKVEPEGDVEWNFEKFLIGKDSKVIARFKPGVKPFDENLIAAIEVALDS
- a CDS encoding lectin subunit alpha, with product MDPLDPLTEIIYSGQGFSPAIALERIVWAMIGVFFLGAISRSITNSMRRQNWIGEKSLFSYSKDKKIKDDSSKQLSGDDD